One window from the genome of Scatophagus argus isolate fScaArg1 chromosome 13, fScaArg1.pri, whole genome shotgun sequence encodes:
- the LOC124069005 gene encoding myomegalin-like isoform X1, producing the protein MLDLKMKETCRICGRELCGNQRRWIFHPTAKLNLQVLLSHALGRELTRDGRGEFACSKCTFMLDRMYRFDTVIARVEALSIERLQRLLQEKHRLRQCIGGLYRKTNSEEGAVTLAGVNEGPGDGMVDISGLTHAKYCALLQDDLVYSLYESWADDSLDCPHHHPQCPGGPGSEATITGSHRCVASTPRKCRGCSYLRVADSDYEAVCKVPRKLARSISCGPSTRYSASIIVGSVTGGVGGGGEEKRENVEESEEAPSSLTLVPGSQDPSRTSDSDRTLAGRASSSPSIASLETTEEYIQPGAIADGPLSSPREPIDDRISDSFSEDHMGNPHDQASPGPSLSLALCLLQSYAVHRPVRSSKGSKLPVLLRRSSSNGGVRVDSPDPVLGVSYGAPDRERNNHMPASEMESPRIRLDVGLDQVPNLADMEDLLEDLYKEYPPPPPHQSLVEEQQSQLNQYECAAGQCVSELQKAQLQVQSLQAKIQESEANNMKLQEKLNEMESELRSIRQAAQSQERTIQGLTESNNTKDREAQELYELIDGQNTMLCKLREMAHRNQLAQCKAPEGVSESLTLAQLQGELVGVQSSLFSLGLELEASQRSLRQSQRQGDDLMRFKDRLNSDLQEVLQHREVTEKHNQDLRCALQKTRSELQAKEAALKESEAERHAVVQEKDRNVAQLKRSLQDKEQQLQEYSEMLESAGSSKPRDALLEKLRERIKERDRALERSIDDKFHSVEELEGQVRRLQLALREKERDLERLRCILSNNEETITSLDALVRGKELELEQAAEAYRNLQWLKQQSEEKERHTLREKDTIISQLQAALQTRSQETQDLTGALVARVQAGPTEVVEELKARLALKEKLFQELLSDRSRQSNEHQAQVQDMLNTLSSKDQYLQDYSYRLSLVISEQTSQLQELRRQLSLREQELCELKRDKEREMGGETEHLQSLLKEKEAFIKELMQGQEEVMQPFSKESEAEMRAMQEELQLVLKKEREAQTELSALRLSLAHQQVTPANTKDNSDHQCVLEQLVSEYNKLNEALKAEKRLYQNLVQIHTKSDSSEKVQALHTELDSVQALRRQLEEVLARTRNIALVLEREAKKQPDLGELSTEEEEEEEEGDDEDVSSDEFTDSIEEDDDKLTGRNLASIQARGPECVTGTPLRGADVKQLEEAKKTLENQLQEICLQLERDGYTTVAQMRSALQRLQQENQALKESCEVVGLRTNTKKNLKSLIQEEEDEEEEDEEEEEQEEEDTEEEEEEEEGEETPPQLVGKRGPPCVSLSDERGKRQCMRPLTTHHHRHQPETEVEPAGGSSEVGELWQDIEEGLREQAARLSSDLSLSHQENRELQERLMVSEATVHAQAEQLKDYRDLLTETSVQQASKQVQVDLQDLGYETCGRSENEAEREDTSSPEFDDLEMCTSLSHHQVYEGGGGSWYAGNCSSNQGAYEMRGESASLQHLVQDLRSQLTRCHKVIRGLQLRVRSLSATSDYASSLERTPRKVNWAFETSPAPSGVEEDEGWMSDTQGIHSGSKPSRELQELMARVESLEAQLKSSRREGKGQAEEEKCATWPGKYNSLIQTQARELSHLRQRMREGQGVCHILTQNLGDTTKAFEELLRANDIDYYMGQSFREQLAQNTALAQRVVAKISGRDRAESHNDKTGHELLALQLSKELQQKDKIIESLHTKLQQRPETPSSCHALSETTDQSDRTSLVSDEYRTNEDLELCSELDAREYQEEHRQQQPGHGSGQDVPPSVCLPHGFLKSSSSCPNMLCSARVGLTNQSSRALFSEPVSFSLSAPSGPDVWGVEVTSDPRPRALSVIAVRPELDTLYKKMNEQNRDFAVPDDKPLFTLPPGAHNQHNLSSYSQLSHHAFQQYQLGGIPDSHSLKCDSGPVTGGTLWDMDNMVQPAGSFSESPGHQQGGNHAGVNFIEEHLREVRCLRQRLEESIRTNERLRQQLEEKLSTAGRDGGAPTNIYIQGLDTVTQLSNEIRVLKEENLGLQSRLQASTDTCEEVVQLREAVFTARARLKQAELEAEQWKEELRRLQAHSQEQGQQIHTLRQERQASQEKTNRLQHEVSLLQQQLCEGRELIHSLQSELQVYDRVCSGTKANKGYLCELPGLPVELGELLAEVRSLRAQLQNSVQENSALKQLELHKQLEQKLGVGSPRTPSLSALTASPQRENFYRRQLLHDPAPSPPVRDIGLFNCGSPGPPYSDLDDSHSTANVDPLDPHSELEGEAPDGSFANRNGRHTIGHVDDFSALQQQVLEGRSLVQRMETTLQACLGPSLLEGNRRQSNELVLDYGCVKSLLSSTKTLRQILEEAMSLLKMFWRAALPSTDPSIQNLKKEQCMQEEILSLKLRISEQEEVLKGTIQRLRSTSRTKENMEHFIVNQLSRTRDVLKKARTNLEKNELRLSSLSSSSSSPYAAEDPGGIARERPADGSFLKTGGASGAAANQRPAARKRSSQCLL; encoded by the exons AGGGTCAGAGGCAACAATCACAGGCTCACATCGCTGTGTTGCCAGCACTCCCAGGAAGTGTCGGGGATGTTCCTACTTACGGGTGGCAGACTCTGACTATGAAGCTGTTTGCAAAGTGCCCAGAAAGCTGGCACGGAGTATTTCCTGTGGCCCATCAACCAGATATTCAGCCAGTATTATTGTAGGGAGTGTGACTGGgggagtgggaggaggtggggaagagaaaagagaaaatgtggagGAGTCAGAAGAAGCCCCCTCCTCTCTAACTCTGGTCCCTGGTTCTCAGGACCCCTCGAGGACATCAGACAGCGATCGCACCCTGGCTGGACGAGCCAGCTCCAGCCCATCAATAGCTTCCTTAGAGACAACTGAAGAATATATTCAGCCTGGGGCCATTGCAGATGGGCCGCTTAGCTCCCCCAGGGAACCAATAGATGATCGAATATCTGACTCCTTCTCTGAAGACCACATGGGAAACCCACATGACCAAGCCTCACCTGGACCCAGCCTCTCTTTAGCCCTCTGTTTGCTGCAGAGCTATGCTGTCCACCGACCAGTCCGGAGCTCTAAGGGGAGCAAATTGCCAGTGCTGCTTCGCAGGAGCTCTAGCAATGGAGGGGTGAGAGTGGACTCCCCTGATCCAGTTCTGGGAGTGTCTTATGGAGCTCCAGATAGAGAAAGAAACAACCACATGCCAGCATCTGAGATGGAGAGCCCTCGAATCAGGCTAGATGTTGGACTTGATCAGGTGCCGAACCTGGCTGACATGGAAGATTTATTGGAAGATTTGTACAAAGAATATCCTCCCCCGCCTCCCCACCAG AGCCTTGttgaggagcagcagagtcAACTGAACCAGTATGAGTGTGCGGCTggtcagtgtgtcagtgagCTGCAGAAGGCCCAGCTCCAGGTCCAGTCCTTGCAGGCCAAGATCCAGGAGAGCGAGGCCAACAACATG AAGCTGCAGGAGAAGTTGAATGAGATGGAGTCTGAGCTGCGTTCAATCCGTCAGGCTGCTCAGAGTCAGGAAAGAACCATTCAGGGTCTCACAGAGTCCAACAACACCAAAGACCGTGAG GCCCAGGAGCTGTACGAGCTGATTGATGGGCAGAACACCATGCTGTGTAAGCTGAGAGAAATGGCCCACCGCAACCAGCTTGCTCAATGCAAG GCTCCAGAGGGGGTCAGCGAATCCTTGACGCTCGCCCAGCTGCAGGGCGAGCTGGTGGGGGTGCAGAGCTCCCTATTCTCCCTTGGTCTAGAGCTGGAAGCCAGCCAAAGGAGTCTGAGACAGAGTCAGAGGCAAGGAGATGACCTGATGAGGTTCAAGGACAGACTCAACTCTGATCTACAGGAGGTACTGCAGCACAGGGAggtcactgaaaaacacaaccag GACCTTCGTTGTGCTCTTCAGAAGACTCGCTCTGAGCTTCAGGCTAAAGAAGCAGCTCTGAAGGAAAGCGAGGCAGAGAGACACGCTGTGGTGCAGGAAAAAGACAGGAACGTCGCACAGCTCAAACGCTCTCTGCAGGACAAGGAGCAACAGTTACAG GAGTACTCAGAGATGTTGGAGTCAGCAGGAAGCTCCAAACCAAGAGATGCCCTGCTAGAGAAACTAAGAGAGCGTAttaaagaaagagacagagctctggag CGTTCGATCGATGACAAATTCCACtctgtggaggagctggagggtCAGGTGAGGAGGCTGCAGCTGGCCCTCAGGGAGAAGGAACGAGACCTGGAGAGACTCCGCTGCATCCTGTCCAACAATGAGGAGACCATCACG AGTCTGGACGCCTTGGTGCGCGGTAAAGAACTGGAGCTGGAGCAGGCTGCAGAGGCCTACAGGAACCTCCAGTGGctgaagcagcagagtgaggagaaggagaggcatACGCTGAGAGAGAAGGACACCATCATCAGCCAATTACAGGCAGCTCTACAGACACGCAGCCAGGAGACACAG GATCTGACAGGTGCCCTCGTTGCCAGAGTTCAGGCAGGTCCTACTGAGGTCGTAGAGGAGCTGAAGGCTCGGCTGGCACTGAAAGAGAAGTTGTTCcaggagctgctgtctgacCGCAGTCGCCAGTCTAATGAACACCAAGCACAGGTCCAAGACATGCTAAACACGCTCAGCTCCAAAGACCAGTATCTGCAG GACTACTCTTACAGGCTCTCCCTTGTGATAAGCGAGCAGACCAGCCAGCTGCAGGAGCTCCGCAGACAACTGTCACTGAGAGAGCAGGAGCTGTGCGAGCTGAAACgggacaaggagagagagatgggaggagagacGGAGCATCTGCAGAGCCTGCTTAAAGAGAAAGAAGCCTTTATCAAG GAACTGATGCAGGGCCAAGAGGAGGTGATGCAGCCGTTTTCTAAAGAGAGCGAGGCAGAAATGAGGGCTATGCAGGAGGAGTTGCAACTGGTActgaagaaggagagagaggctCAG ACGGAGCTCTCTGCTCTGCGTTTGTCTTTGGCTCACCAGCAGGTCACACCAGCGAACACTAAGGACAATTCTGATCACCAA TGTGTGCTGGAGCAGCTTGTGTCAGAGTACAACAAGCTGAACGAAGCCCTGAAGGCGGAGAAGAGATTATACCAAAATCTTGTGCAGATTCACACCAAGAGTGACAG CTCAGAGAAGGTCCAGGCTCTCCACACTGAGCTAGACTCAGTTCAGGCTCTCCGTCGACAGCTGGAGGAGGTCCTGGCCAGGACCCGTAACATAGCCCTGGTGCTGGAAAGGGAGGCTAAAAAGCAGCCTGACTTAGGAG AGctcagcacagaggaagaagaggaggaggaggagggagacgaTGAAGATGTCAGCAGTGACGAGTTCACAGACAGCATagaggaagatgatgataaATTGACAGGCAGAAATTTGGCCTCCATTCAG GCTCGTGGACCGGAGTGTGTGACCGGCACACCTCTGAGGGGAGCTGATGTAAAACAGCTTGAGGAAGCAAAGAAGACCCTTGAAAATCAGCTTCAAGAAATATGTTTACAACTTGAGAGGGATGGATACACCACCGTGGCTCAGATGAG GAGCGCActgcagaggctgcagcaggagaacCAGGCCCTGAAAGAAAGCTGTGAAGTTGTGGGactgaggacaaacacaaagaagaatcTGAAGAGCCTAATccaggaagaggaagacgaagaggaggaggacgaggaggaggaagaacaggaggaggaggatacagaggaagaagaagaagaagaagaaggggaggaAACACCTCCACAGCTTGTGGGGAAGCGAGGTCCTCCGTGTGTTAGCCTGAGTGACGAGCGAGGGAAGAGGCAGTGCATGAGACCTCTGACGACCCATCATCACAGGCACCAGCCTGAGACG gaggtggagccagCTGGTGGTAGCAGCGAGGTGGGAGAACTGTGGCAGGATATAGAGGAAGGTCTCCGTGAGCAGGCGGCCCGTCTGAGCTCTGATCTGTCTCTGAGCCACCAAGAgaacagagagctgcaggaaaGACTGATGGTGTCTGAGGCAACAGTCCACGCTCAGGCTGAACAGCTGAAGGACTACAGAGACCTGCTCA cagagacaTCAGTCCAGCAGGCCAGTAAGCAGGTTCAGGTGGACCTCCAGGACTTGGGTTATGAGACTTGTGGTCGCAGTGAGAACGAAGCTGAGAGAGAAGACACCAGCAGCCCAG AGTTTGATGACCTGGAGATGTGCACATCACTGTCTCATCACCAAGTCTACGAGGGTGGAGGTGGCAGCTGGTACGCTGGTAACTGCAGCAGTAACCAAGGTGCTTATGAAATGAGGGGTGAGTCAGCCTCTCTGCAACATCTGGTCCAGGATCTCCGCTCACAGCTGACCCGCTGCCACAAAGTGATCCGTGGGCTGCAGCTGCGTGTCCGCTCGCTATCCGCCACCAGCGACTACGCCTCCAGCCTAGAGCGCACCCCACGCAAG GTAAACTGGGCCTTTGAGACATCACCGGCCCCCAGTGGTGTGGAAGAGGATGAAGGCTGGATGTCTGACACCCAGGGGATTCACTCAGGGTCCAAGCCCAGCAGGGAACTGCAAGAACTGATGGCACGAGTTGAGTCACTGGAGGCCCAACTGAAGAGCTCCAGACGTGAGGGCAAAGGccaagcagaggaggagaaatgtgCCACCTGGCCTGG CAAGTACAACTCTCTGATCCAGACACAAGCTCGTGAGCTGTCCCACCTGAGgcagaggatgagagagggGCAAGGAGTCTGCCATATCCTCACCCAGAACCTGGGTGACACCACCAAG GCATTTGAGGAGCTGCTACGTGCCAATGATATTGATTACTACATGGGTCAGAGCTTCAGAGAGCAGCTGGCACAGAACACTGCCCTGGCACAAAGAGTGGTCGCCAAAATCAGTGGAC GTGATCGTGCAGAAAGCCACAATGACAAGACAGGCCATGAGCTGCTTGCCCTGCA GCTGAGCAAGGAGCTCCAGCAGAAAGATAAAATCATAGAGTCACTCCACACCAAGCTGCAGCAGCGTCCAGAGACTCCATCCAGCTGCCACGCTCTCTCTGAGACCACAGACCAATCCGACAGAACCTCCCTGGTGTCTGATGAGTACAGAACCAATGAAGACTTAGAGCTGTGCTCTGAATTAGACGCCAGAGAATATCAGGAGGAGCAccggcagcagcagccaggacACGGATCAGGACAAGACG tccctccatctgtctgtcttcctcatGGCTTCCTCAAGTCCTCCAGTAGCTGTCCCAACATGCTTTGCTCTGCCCGTGTGGGTTTGACCAATCAGTCCTCCAGAG CCCTTTTCAGTGAGCCtgtctccttctccctctctgccccCTCTGGCCCTGATGTCTGGGGTGTGGAAGTCACTTCTGACCCCCGGCCCAGGGCCCTGTCTGTGATCGCAGTTCGCCCAGAGCTGGACACGCTGTACAAAAAGATGAATGAGCAGAACAGGG aCTTTGCAGTCCCCGATGATAAACCTCTGTTCACTCTACCACCTGGTGCCCACAACCAGCACAACCTCTCCAGCTACAGCCAGCTATCCCATCATGCCTTTCAACAGTATCAGCTGGGTGGCATTCCAGACAGCCACTCACTGAAGTGCGATTCAGGTCCAGTGACAGGAGGGACTTTGTGGGACATGGACAACATGGTTCAGCCGGCTGGAAGCTTTTCTGAATCACCCGGACACCAGCAAGGAGGCAACCATGCAG GGGTGAATTTCATTGAGGAACACTTGCGGGAGGTGAGGTGTCTCCGTCAGCGTCTGGAGGAGTCCATTAGGACCAATGAGAGACTGCGACAGCAGCTGGAAGAGAAACTGTCCACCGCTGGGCGTGATGGAG GGGCTCCAACAAACATCTACATTCAGGGGCTGGACACGGTCACTCAACTGTCCAATGAGATCAGAGTCCTGAAGGAAGAGAACTTGGGTCTACAGTCACGCCTGCAGGCCAGCACAG ACACGTGTGAGGAGGTGGTGCAGTTGCGTGAGGCTGTGTTTACAGCACGTGCCCGCCTGAAACAAGCAGAGCTGGAGGCAGAGCAGTGGAAGGAAGAGCTAAGACGACTTCAGGCTCACAGTCAGGAGCAGGGACAGCAGATACACACATTAAGGCAGGAACGGCAGGCCAGTCAGGAGAAAACTAACAG GCTCCAGCATGAGGTGTCtctactgcagcagcagctctgtgaaggcAGGGAGCTCATCCACTCCCTGCAGAGTGAACTACAAGTGTATGATCGAGTGTGTTCCGGCACAAAGGCCAACAAAG GCTACCTGTGTGAGCTCCCGGGTCTACCGGTGGAGCTGGGAGAGCTGCTTGCTGAGGTGAGGAGTCTGCGAGCTCAGTTGCAAAACAGTGTCCAGGAGAACAGCGCCCTCAAACAACTGGAGCTCCACAAGCAGCTGGAGCAGAAGCTTGGTGTCGGCTCTCCTCGGACTCCCTCCCTGTCTGCCCTCACTGCCAGCCCTCAAAGAGAAAACTTCTACAGGCGACAGCTGCTACACG ACCCAGCTCCGTCTCCACCGGTCAGGGACATTGGACTGTTTAACTGTGGATCTCCCGGTCCTCCCTACTCCGACCTGGACGACAGCCATAGCACTGCCAATG TAGACCCTCTTGACCCTCACTCTGAGCTGGAGGGGGAGGCCCCCGATGGATCGTTTGCAAACCGCAACGGCCGCCACACCATCGGTCACGTGGATGACTTCAGTGCTCTTCAGCAGCAGGTCTTAGAGGGCCGAAGCCTTGTCCAGCGCATGGAGACAACCCTGCAGGCCTGCCTTGGCCCATCACTGCTGGAGGGCAACCGGAGACAGAGCAATGAGCTG GTCCTGGACTACGGGTGTGTGAAGAGTCTGCTGTCCAGCACCAAGACTTTGAGGCAGATTCTGGAGGAGGCGATGTCTCTACTGAAGATGTTCTGGAGAGCAGCTCTGCCCAGCACCGATCCCTCCATCCAAAACCTTAAGAAG gagcaGTGTATGCAGGAGGAGATCTTGTCCCTGAAACTGCGTATATCAGAGCAGGAAGAAGTGCTTAAAGGGACAATTCAAAGACTGAGGAGCACCAGCCGCACCAAGGAGAATATGGAGCACTTCATAGTCAACCAAT tgtcaaGGACTCGTGATGTGCTGAAGAAAGCAAGGACAAATTTAGAG AAGAATGAGCTGAGACTTTCTTCTCtaagctcctcctcttcctctccttatGCTG